One Purpureocillium takamizusanense chromosome 1, complete sequence genomic window carries:
- a CDS encoding uncharacterized protein (COG:T~EggNog:ENOG503NX8A), with amino-acid sequence MRGKRSKQYRKLMEQFSMAFGFREPYQVLVDAEMVQDSCRFKMELEPALQRTVHGKVKPMITQCEIRKLYAKKNDAGVSEAIEVAKTCERRRCGHHPDEYPEPLSTLECMQSVVDPKDKGENKHRYVVASQSQEVRRLLRTVRGVPLIYIKRSVMILEPMSDESAATRAREEKSKFRAEIKASLGKRKREEREDSDREGEKDEGQAKAEEKSKEKKKKKQRGPKGPNPLSMKKAKKPQATRTETDGAPRPSKRPEQARPEDEEAKTDAPAKRKRRRKNKASGATGDRADTGESGAAAADASAD; translated from the exons ATGAGAGGAAAACGCTCAAAGCAGTATCGGAAGCTCATGGAGCAATTCTCCATGGCCTTTGGCTTCCGCGAACCGTACCAGGTTCTAG TTGATGCCGAGATGGTACAGGACTCGTGCAGATTCAAAATGGAGCTTGAGCCCGCGCTGCAACGGACAGTCCACGGAAAAGTCAAGCCGA TGATCACACAATGTGAAATCAGAAAACTCTACGCGAAGAAGAACGATGCCGGCGTCAGCGAGGCTATCGAGGTAGCCAAGACATgcgagaggcggcgctgcggccacCATCCCGACGAATACCCGGAGCCGCTCAGCACGTTGGAGTGTATGCAGTCCGTTGTCGAccccaaggacaagggcgagAACAAACACAGATACGTGGTGGCCAGCCAGAGCCAGGAGGTGCGACGTCTGCTGCGCACCGTCCGCGGCGTGCCCCTCATCTACATCAAGCGCAGCGTCATGATACTTGAGCCCATGTCGGACGAGAGCGCCGCGACCAGGGCGCGGGAGGAGAAGAGCAAGTTTAGAGCCGAGATTAAGGCTTCGTTGGGAAAGAGGAAAcgggaagagagagaggataGCGACAGGGAAGGCGAGAAAGACGAAGGGCAAGCTAAGGCTGAGGAAAAGtccaaggagaagaagaagaagaagcaacgGGGTCCCAAGGGCCCCAATCCGCTGTCGATGAAGAAGGCGAAAAAGCCCCAAGCGACAAGAACAGAGACGGATGGCGCACCGAGACCGAGCAAGCGACCCGAGCAAGCGcgccccgaggacgaggaggccaagaCAGATGCGCCGGCGAAGCGGAAAAGGCGGAGAAAGAACAaggcgagcggcgcgacgggcgacaGAGCCGATACAGGCGAAAGcggtgctgcagcggctgATGCCTCGGCCGACTAA
- a CDS encoding uncharacterized protein (COG:S~TransMembrane:4 (o530-548i610-635o655-677i764-783o)~EggNog:ENOG503NUHJ~BUSCO:EOG0926146A): MDHEKTTTTTTTTTTISSSDPKTQQPPAAALPEADEFGLPIRRYPVAAERDGSTQSAPSSPGPDRDAQDTTPSKDIVAKLETQSEAARAHSAPPPSKGQAGSDSDSDEAAFEDAPTALAPASGATSPAKPTSAPQTPRAEAPVRGTGAGTADDARHPLDTATAADAIASGPATPRVQQEPTEKDGVAVKDPGVDGPLEPTTTSKATDGKQPISHSRDPSAATTVDGIGLSEFSHQQLSAPQEDKDGAKEDEWQVMPSYARYDMYDDDNRLIAREHNEEDDDSYGYSGLGGAGKGYTRVVMDEDALSATSMDDNTQYLFKGAKGTDVIDDDDARDAVSQMQATKDLLTEGQRIAYVGVVRLEIAKLVKEADEIPITRKTKKEVTIAAEAFRMWGQKMMIRLYSHMDISEAEQIMIEQLAEHGVVPGDLTPALHANSRVQNPMAADKGGTDKEDGEKTASDKEASDGKSSEERESRSPSPSGKEKAEQGAEEEDEEEVAEPPPPYEAAEGAAVPEAQMPSQLPTTAKIDIDLRWTVLCDLFLILIADSIYDARSRTLLERVAASLDISWIDICKFEKRVTDALEMQQAAEKENWNEDEHMEVRRKAALKRRYVMMGLATVGGGLVIGLSAGLLAPVIGAGLAAGFTTIGVTGTSSFLAGAGGAAIITSSAAASGSIIGVRAANRRTGAVKTFEYRPLHNNKRVNLIVTVSGWLTGKVDDVRLPFSTVDSIMGDIYSVLWEPEMLRSMGDTINILATEALTQGLQQILGSTILVSLMAALQLPIVLTKLSYLIDNPWAVSLDRATSAGLILADSLIERSLGTRPITLVGYSLGARVIFSCLQELAKKGAHGLIQNVYLFGSPVVVKRDEYLRAKTVVTGRFVNGYNRNDWILGYLFRLTNGGIRRVAGLAPIEDCPWVENMDVTEQVPGHMEYRTAMPTLLKKCGWEVESEEFTEIEDPDPENHGERQRELINEIEEARKELEREGKAKKGSKFSIFGRRKKAEKQEWEVYEDNAGKDGVKADGKEGSSNHGVLFDIDAIRAELAKDAQDGQDLEELQVREIQTTLPPMKLDLSPVTPSSSSSPVLARPNSLRETKSAGALPLQGTEDPPKSHGPAAYGMGDGVDDIQMTFDTSFQDTGKSDYGTRDGGGGGVSSSSISRPGVTSTQTLPNMVLADPWGDADDEDFGKEKEISMTFA, translated from the exons ATGGACcacgagaagacgacgacgacgacgacgacaacgacaacgatAAGCAGTAGCGACCCCAAGACCCAGCagcccccagcagcagccctgcccgaggccgacgagttcGGCCTTCCCATCAGGCGCTACcccgtggccgccgagcgGGACGGGTCGACACAGAGCGCACCCAGCAGCCCGGGCCCAGATCGCGACGCACAAGACACGACTCCCAGCAAAGACATCGTGGCGAAGCTGGAGACACAATCCGAAGCTGCACGCGCGCATTCCGCCCCTCCGCCGTCCAAGGGCCAGGCCGGGTCtgacagcgacagcgacgaggctgccTTTGAAGATGCACCGACCGCCTTAGCCCCGGCATCTGGCGCCACCTCCCCAGCCAAGCCGACTTCTGCGCCGCAGACACCCAGGGCAGAGGCCCCGGTGAGGGGcacgggcgcgggcacggccgacgacgctcgccACCCGTTggacacggcgacggctgcagACGCGATCGCATCCGGCCCAGCAACTCCAAGAGTCCAACAAGAGCCGACCGAAaaagatggcgtcgccgtcaaggatCCCGGTGTCGACGGACCGCTGGAACCCACAACAACGTCGAAAGCGACTGATGGAAAGCAGCCCATCTCACACAGCCGGGACCCGAGTGCTGCGACCACCGTAGACGGCATCGGCTTGTCCGAGTTTTCGCATCAGCAGCTGTCTGCGCCTCAAGAAGACAAGGATGGTGCCAAAGAAGACGAATGGCAGGTGATGCCGTCCTACGCACGATACGACATGTACGATGACGACAATCGTTTGATTGCTCGGGAGCATAatgaggaagacgatgacaGTTACGGCTATagcgggctgggcggcgcgggcaaggGGTATACACGAGTTGTCATGGATGAGGATGCGCTGTCAGCCACGAGCATGGACGACAACACACAGTACCTATTCAAGGGTGCCAAGGGGACAGACGtgattgacgacgatgatgccaGGGACGCCGTGTCACAGATGCAAGCCACCAAGGATCTCCTGACGGAGGGGCAGCGGATCGCGTACGTCGGCGTGGTCCGCTTGGAGATTGCCAAGCTGGTCAAAGAGGCCGACGAAATCCCCATCACGAGGAAGACAAAGAAGGAGGTGACCATTGCCGCTGAGGCCTTTCGGATGTGGGGCCAGAAGATGATGATACGGCTGTACTCGCACATGGATATAAGCGAGGCGGAGCAGATCATGattgagcagctcgccgagcacgGCGTGGTCCCAGGAGACCTTACACCGGCGCTGCATGCCAACTCAAGGGTACAGAACCCCATGGCCGCAGACAAGGGGGGTACCGACAAGGAAGACggcgagaagacggcgagcgaCAAGGAGGCGAGTGACGGGAAATCCTCCGAGGAGCGCGAGTCTAGATCACCATCGCCCTCAGGGAAAGAAAAGGCCGAGCAGggggccgaggaggaagacgaggaggaggttgcagaaccgcctcctccctacgaagccgccgagggcgcggccgtcCCCGAGGCCCAGATGCCATCGCAACTACCGACCACGGCGAAGATCGACATTGATCTTCGATGGACCGTCCTTTGCGACTTGTTCCTCATCCTCATTGCAGACTCTATATACGATGCTCGGTCTAGGACGCTGCTGGAGCGTGTCGCCGCCAGCTTGGACATATCGTGGATTGACATTTGCAAGTTCGAAAAGCGAGTCACCGATGCGCTGGAGATGCAGCAagcggcggagaaggagaacTGGAACGAGGACGAACACATGGAGGTGCGAAGGAAGGCGGCGCTCAAGAGGAGATATGTCATGATGGGCCTGGCAacggtgggcggcggcctcgtcatcggcctgTCGGCTGGCCTGCTGGCGCCTGTCATCGGTGCAGGTCTGGCGGCCGGGTTCACCACCATCGGCGTCACGGGGACGAgcagcttcctcgccggcgccggaggcGCTGCTATCATTACGtcttcggccgccgcctccggtAGCATCATTGGCGTCAGGGCGGCCAACCGCCGTACGGGCGCTGTCAAGACGTTTGAGTATCGGCCGCTCCACAACAATAAGAGGGTCAACCTGATCGTGACGGTATCCGGGTGGCTCACGGGCAAGGTGGACGATGTCCGCCTGCCTTTCAGCACAGTTGATTCGATCATGGGAGACATCTACTCGGTCCTGTGGGAGCCTGAGATGCTGCGTAGCATGGGTGACACCATTAACATTCTTGCTACAGAG GCTCTCACCCAAGGGTTGCAACAAATTTTGGGCAGCACTATCCTGGTCAGtctgatggcggcgctgcagctccccATTGTCTTGACGAAGCTGTCATACCTCATCGACAACCCCTGGGCCGTCTCGCTGGACAGGGCAACCTCTGCTGGCCTCATCCTGGCAGACTCCCTCATAGAGCGCAGCCTTGGCACACGACCAATTACGCTGGTGGGCTATTCGCTCGGCGCTCGCGTCATCTTCTCCTGCCTTCAGGAGCTGGCAAAGAAGGGCGCACATGGGCTGATCCAAAATGTCTATCTCTTTGGCTCGcccgtggtggtgaagaGGGACGAGTACCTCCGGGCCAAGACGGTCGTAACGGGCCGCTTCGTAAACGGTTACAATCGAAACGACTGGATCTTGGGATACCTCTTCCGTCTGACAAATGGCGGCATCCGGCGcgtggctgggctggcgccGATCGAGGACTGCCCGTGGGTAGAGAATATGGACGTGACGGAGCAGGTTCCAGGTCATATGGAGTATCGAACGGCCATGCCCACGCTGCTGAAGAAGTGCGGCTGGGAAGTGGAGAGTGAGGAATTCACGGAAATCGAAGATCCCGATCCGGAGAACcacggcgagcgccagcgagAACTCATCAACGAGATCGAAGAGGCGCGTAAGGAgctggagagagagggcaAGGCAAAGAAGGGCAGCAAATTCAGCATCTTTGGCCGGCGCAAGAAGGCCGAGAAGCAAGAGTGGGAGGTGTACGAGGACAATGCAGGCAAAGATGGCGTaaaggccgacggcaaggagggcagcagcaaccatGGCGTCCTGTTTGACATTGATGCGATCCGGGCAGAGCTCGCCAAGGATGCCCAGGACGGCCAGGATCTTGAGGAGCTGCAAGTGAGAGAGATCcagacgacgctgccgccaatgAAGCTGGACCTATCACCGGTcacgccgtcatcgtcatcatctccGGTCCTCGCACGACCCAACTCATTGCGCGAGACGAAGAGCGCCGGCGCACTGCCCTTGCAAGGAACAGAGGATCCGCCCAAGTCACACGGGCCAGCAGCCTACGGCATGGGCGATGGGGTGGACGACATCCAAATGACATTCGACACGTCCTTCCAGGACACGGGCAAGAGTGATTACGGTACgagggacggcggcggcggcggcgtcagcagcagcagcatcagccgTCCAGGGGTCACGTCGACGCAGACGTTGCCAAACATGGTGCTGGCAGATCCGTGGGGAGatgcagacgacgaggatttCGGCAAAGAGAAGGAGATTTCAATGACATTTGCATAA